In Subdoligranulum variabile, the genomic stretch CAGCGCCGCGCAGAGCACCGCCCTATGGGCTGCGCTTTTACTGGGCGGCACGGTGGCCGAACCGCTCAGGCGGCTGACGTACAGACGGGCATCCACGCTCACATCTCCCGGCCGATGGCCGCGGCCACCTTGCGGCACATGGCGATGGTTTCGGCAAATTTGTCGGGTTTCAGGCACTGGGCACCGTCGCTCCAGGCGCACTGTGGATTGTCATGTACCTCGATCTCCAGACCGTCGGCACCGGCCGCCACGGCGGCGATGGCCATGCTCTCCACATACTTGTAGTCACCAGTGGCATGGCTGGGATCCACGATGATGGGCAGATGGGTTTTCTCCTTCACCACCGGCACCGCCGACAGATCCAGCGTGTTGCGGGTGGCGCGCTCGAAGGTGCGGATGCCGCGCTCGCAGAGGATGACGTTCTCGTTGCCGCCGGCCATGATGTACTCGGCGGACATGATCCACTCCTCGATGGTATTGGCCAGGCCGCGCTTGAGCAGCACCGGTTTGTGCATCTTGCCCACGGCCTTCAGCAGCTGGAAGTTCTGCATGTTGCGTGCGCCGATCTGCACCACATCCACGTACTCCTCGAACTCGTCAATGTGGGCCTCGTCCATCAGCTCGCTGACGATGGGCAGACC encodes the following:
- the aroF gene encoding 3-deoxy-7-phosphoheptulonate synthase, encoding MIISTKKGTPQAELDRIIDSFEKQGLSVTLIRGTDYNVFGLVGDTTKIAEKDVLANPWVENVTRVSAPYKRANRLFHPEDTIIDVNGTKIGGQSPIAVMAGPCSVEGEEHMIKMAKLVKAGGANFLRGGAYKPRTSPYSFQGLGTEGILDLVKAREATGLPIVSELMDEAHIDEFEEYVDVVQIGARNMQNFQLLKAVGKMHKPVLLKRGLANTIEEWIMSAEYIMAGGNENVILCERGIRTFERATRNTLDLSAVPVVKEKTHLPIIVDPSHATGDYKYVESMAIAAVAAGADGLEIEVHDNPQCAWSDGAQCLKPDKFAETIAMCRKVAAAIGREM